A genomic stretch from Streptomyces sp. QL37 includes:
- a CDS encoding fumarate reductase/succinate dehydrogenase flavoprotein subunit translates to MSDYTNYPTGDPVVDTKAPEGPVAERWDTRRFQAKLVNPANRRKHTVIVVGTGLAGGSAGATLAEQGYHVVQFCFQDSPRRAHSVAAQGGINAAKNYRNDGDSVHRLFYDTVKGGDFRARESNVHRLAEISVEIIDQCVAQGVPFAREYGGLLDNRSFGGVQVSRTFYARGQTGQQLLLGAYQALSRQIAAGNVELHSRTEMLDLIVVDGKARGIVARDLVTGRIDTYFADAVVLASGGYGNVFYLSTNAMNSNATAIWRAHRRGAWFANPCFTQIHPTCIPRTGDHQSKLTLMSESLRNDGRIWVPKAKGDDRPAGQIPEDERDYYLERVYPAFGNLVPRDIASRAAKNVCDEGRGVGPGGQGVYLDFAEAIARMGRKKVEEKYGNLFDMYARITAENPYETPMRIYPAVHYTMGGLWVDYDLQTTIPGLFAIGEANFSDHGANRLGASALMQGLADGYFVLPSTINDYLARNPHTEEIDAGHPAVTEAVAETEDRLNLLLSIDGDRTPDSFHREIGELMWEFCGMARTEEGLRKALDRIPQIREEFWRRIKVPGTGEQFNQSLEKANRVVDYLELAELMCLDALHRAESCGGHFREESQTPDGEAARRDEEFSYAAAWEFSATGDAPVLHKEDLVFEYVHPTQRSYA, encoded by the coding sequence ATGAGCGACTACACGAACTACCCCACCGGCGACCCCGTCGTCGACACCAAGGCGCCCGAGGGCCCCGTCGCCGAGCGCTGGGACACCCGCCGCTTCCAGGCGAAGCTCGTCAACCCGGCCAACCGGCGCAAGCACACCGTCATCGTCGTCGGCACCGGCCTGGCAGGGGGATCGGCCGGTGCCACGCTCGCCGAACAGGGCTATCACGTAGTCCAGTTCTGTTTCCAGGACTCGCCCAGGCGCGCCCACTCCGTCGCCGCCCAGGGCGGTATCAACGCGGCCAAGAACTACCGCAACGACGGCGACTCGGTGCACCGGCTCTTCTACGACACCGTCAAGGGTGGCGACTTCCGTGCCCGGGAGTCCAACGTCCACCGGCTGGCCGAGATCTCGGTCGAGATCATCGACCAGTGCGTGGCCCAGGGCGTCCCCTTCGCCCGCGAGTACGGCGGTCTCCTCGACAACCGCTCGTTCGGCGGCGTCCAGGTCTCCCGCACCTTCTACGCCCGCGGGCAGACGGGGCAGCAGCTCCTCCTCGGCGCGTACCAGGCGCTCTCCCGGCAGATCGCGGCCGGCAACGTCGAGCTCCACTCCCGCACCGAGATGCTCGACCTGATCGTCGTCGACGGCAAGGCCCGCGGCATCGTTGCCCGTGACCTCGTCACCGGGAGGATCGACACGTACTTCGCCGACGCGGTCGTCCTGGCGAGCGGTGGCTACGGCAACGTGTTCTACCTGTCGACGAACGCCATGAACTCCAACGCCACCGCGATCTGGCGCGCCCACCGGCGCGGCGCCTGGTTCGCGAATCCCTGCTTCACCCAGATCCACCCCACCTGCATCCCGCGCACCGGCGACCACCAGTCGAAGCTCACGCTGATGAGCGAGTCGCTGCGCAACGACGGACGCATCTGGGTCCCGAAGGCCAAGGGCGACGACCGCCCCGCCGGCCAGATCCCCGAGGACGAGCGGGACTACTACCTGGAGCGCGTCTACCCGGCTTTCGGCAACCTCGTGCCCCGCGACATCGCCTCCCGCGCCGCGAAGAACGTCTGCGACGAGGGCCGTGGCGTCGGTCCCGGCGGCCAGGGCGTCTACCTCGACTTCGCCGAGGCCATCGCGCGCATGGGCAGGAAGAAGGTCGAGGAGAAGTACGGCAACCTCTTCGACATGTACGCGCGGATCACCGCGGAGAACCCGTACGAGACGCCGATGCGCATCTACCCCGCCGTGCACTACACGATGGGCGGCCTCTGGGTCGACTACGACCTCCAGACCACGATCCCCGGACTCTTCGCCATCGGCGAGGCCAACTTCTCCGACCACGGGGCCAACCGCCTCGGCGCCTCCGCCCTGATGCAGGGCCTGGCCGACGGCTACTTCGTCCTGCCGTCGACGATCAACGACTACCTGGCCCGCAACCCCCACACCGAGGAGATCGACGCCGGCCATCCGGCGGTCACCGAGGCCGTCGCCGAGACCGAGGACCGGCTCAACCTCCTCCTCTCGATCGACGGGGACCGTACCCCGGACTCCTTCCACCGCGAGATCGGCGAACTCATGTGGGAGTTCTGCGGGATGGCCCGCACCGAGGAAGGGCTCCGCAAGGCCCTCGACCGGATCCCGCAGATCCGCGAGGAGTTCTGGCGCCGCATCAAGGTGCCCGGCACCGGCGAACAGTTCAACCAGTCGCTGGAGAAGGCCAACCGGGTCGTCGACTACCTCGAGCTCGCCGAGCTCATGTGCCTCGACGCCCTGCACCGCGCCGAATCCTGCGGCGGTCACTTCCGCGAGGAATCGCAGACCCCGGACGGCGAAGCCGCCCGCCGGGACGAGGAGTTCTCCTACGCCGCGGCCTGGGAGTTCAGCGCCACCGGCGACGCCCCCGTCCTGCACAAGGAAGACCTCGTCTTCGAGTACGTCCACCCCACTCAGCGGAGCTACGCATGA
- a CDS encoding lysophospholipid acyltransferase family protein, producing the protein MSAWLPVAPCTPRDCAHHEGARRPPPRAVALLIAGCALTLLGVLCVPAVLLLGPSHRDRLIRPWAYAVVRAFGVRVRVTGHPVGRARPPAGELVVANHVSWLDIPLLAAVLPARMVAKSEIRRWPLLGPLAALGGTLFIERDRLRALPHAVRAVSGALASGSRVAVFPQGSTWCGRSGGGRFRPAAFQAAIDAGSAVRPVRISYRTATTNAAGAAAFVGDDPLAASLWRVVTAAGLTAEIRILPPLRTDGGPGRRALARAAQSAVASDSANLPAVSVHH; encoded by the coding sequence ATGAGCGCCTGGCTGCCCGTCGCACCCTGCACCCCGCGCGACTGCGCGCACCACGAGGGCGCCAGGCGCCCGCCACCGCGCGCCGTCGCACTGCTCATCGCAGGGTGCGCCCTCACCCTGCTGGGAGTGCTCTGCGTGCCGGCGGTGCTGCTCCTGGGGCCCTCGCACCGTGACCGGCTCATACGTCCGTGGGCCTACGCGGTGGTGCGGGCTTTCGGCGTACGCGTACGGGTCACCGGGCACCCGGTGGGACGGGCCCGGCCACCGGCGGGCGAGCTCGTGGTCGCCAATCACGTCTCATGGCTGGACATCCCGCTCCTGGCCGCGGTGCTTCCCGCCCGGATGGTCGCCAAGAGCGAGATAAGGCGCTGGCCGCTGCTCGGGCCGCTCGCCGCGCTCGGCGGCACCCTGTTCATCGAGCGGGACCGGCTGCGCGCCCTCCCGCACGCGGTGCGGGCCGTCTCCGGGGCGCTGGCCTCGGGGTCACGGGTCGCGGTGTTCCCGCAGGGCAGCACCTGGTGCGGCCGGAGCGGCGGCGGACGGTTCCGGCCCGCCGCCTTCCAGGCGGCGATCGACGCGGGCTCCGCCGTCCGCCCGGTCCGCATCAGCTACCGGACGGCGACGACGAACGCGGCGGGGGCCGCCGCGTTCGTCGGGGACGATCCGCTCGCCGCATCGCTGTGGCGGGTGGTGACGGCCGCGGGGCTCACCGCCGAGATCCGGATCCTGCCGCCGCTCCGCACGGACGGTGGACCCGGCCGGCGGGCACTGGCGCGAGCGGCTCAGTCCGCGGTGGCCAGCGACAGCGCGAACCTGCCCGCGGTGTCCGTCCACCACTGA
- a CDS encoding DUF6381 family protein, whose translation MSVAGESGGRAKQLRAKAQELNEAAERATDPEQRQRLQDKARRLREQSEQESSMTDRGMDPMV comes from the coding sequence ATGAGCGTTGCAGGTGAGTCCGGCGGCCGTGCCAAGCAGCTGCGTGCCAAGGCGCAGGAACTGAACGAGGCCGCGGAACGTGCCACCGACCCGGAGCAGCGGCAGCGGCTCCAGGACAAGGCCCGCCGCCTGCGGGAGCAGAGCGAGCAGGAGAGCTCGATGACGGACCGCGGCATGGACCCGATGGTGTAG
- a CDS encoding plasmid stabilization protein gives MPAGSSSKRERQYEHIKEGAEERGTSTKRAKEIAARTVNKERARSGESRTASRASLRDPKSASERGGQRSHSGAQGPTKDQLYEEAKKRNVEGRSSMTKEQLRKALGR, from the coding sequence ATGCCCGCAGGATCCAGCTCCAAGCGCGAACGTCAGTACGAGCACATCAAGGAAGGTGCCGAGGAGCGCGGCACGTCCACGAAGCGTGCCAAGGAGATCGCGGCGCGCACGGTCAACAAGGAGCGCGCCCGCTCGGGGGAGTCCAGGACCGCGAGCCGGGCGTCCCTCCGGGACCCCAAATCCGCCTCCGAGCGCGGTGGGCAGCGCTCCCACAGCGGGGCGCAGGGGCCGACGAAGGACCAGCTGTACGAGGAGGCCAAGAAGCGCAACGTCGAGGGCCGTTCCTCGATGACCAAGGAGCAGCTGCGCAAGGCCCTGGGGCGCTGA
- a CDS encoding dodecin family protein, whose product MSNHTYRVTEIVGTSEEGLDAAIRNGVARASETLHNLDWFEMTQVRGHIEDGRIAHYQVGLKVGFRLDEKA is encoded by the coding sequence ATGTCTAATCACACCTACCGGGTCACCGAGATCGTAGGAACCTCCGAGGAGGGTCTCGACGCGGCGATCCGGAACGGCGTCGCAAGAGCCTCCGAAACGTTGCACAATCTCGACTGGTTCGAGATGACGCAGGTCCGCGGCCATATCGAGGACGGCCGCATCGCCCACTACCAGGTGGGGCTCAAAGTCGGCTTCCGCCTCGACGAGAAGGCCTGA
- a CDS encoding succinate dehydrogenase — protein MALATRTDRRPSMTRTLWDSSVGKKTIMAVSGLIMLGYLVVHMLGNLKIFFGSGEFNHYAHWLRTLGEPFLHYEWALWIVRVVLVAAVVLHAVSAYQLSRRDLRARPTAYVHRKARASYATRTMRYGGIILALFIVWHILDLTTGTVHTGGFQAGHPYQNVLDTFSTWYGNVIYIVAVLALGLHVQHGFWSAAQTLGVGSATRDRVLKTLANVLAVVLTAGFVSVPVAVMTGVVS, from the coding sequence ATGGCATTGGCAACGCGGACGGACCGACGGCCGTCCATGACGCGTACGCTCTGGGACTCGTCCGTCGGCAAGAAGACGATCATGGCTGTGAGCGGCCTGATCATGCTCGGTTATCTGGTGGTCCACATGCTGGGCAACCTGAAGATCTTCTTCGGATCCGGCGAGTTCAATCACTACGCGCACTGGCTCCGGACCCTCGGCGAGCCCTTCCTGCACTACGAGTGGGCGCTGTGGATCGTCCGCGTGGTACTCGTCGCGGCCGTCGTCCTGCACGCCGTCTCCGCCTACCAGCTGAGCCGACGGGACCTCAGGGCGCGCCCGACGGCGTACGTCCACAGGAAGGCGCGTGCGAGCTACGCGACGCGCACCATGCGCTACGGCGGCATCATCCTCGCGCTGTTCATCGTCTGGCACATCCTGGACCTCACGACCGGCACCGTGCACACCGGCGGATTCCAGGCCGGGCACCCCTACCAGAACGTGCTCGACACCTTCTCGACCTGGTACGGCAACGTCATCTACATCGTCGCCGTGCTCGCGCTGGGCCTGCACGTGCAGCACGGGTTCTGGAGTGCGGCGCAGACCCTCGGCGTGGGCAGCGCGACCCGGGACCGCGTCCTGAAGACTCTCGCCAATGTCCTCGCAGTGGTGCTGACGGCCGGCTTCGTCTCCGTGCCCGTCGCCGTGATGACCGGAGTGGTGAGCTGA
- a CDS encoding extracellular solute-binding protein, with protein MKIRILAGAVALVSSVALSGCGYLPGTGTDSSTVTVWLMKGSASQSFLDSFKESYEAEHPSVELEFILQEWGGIGPKVLKALEGDDAPDVIEVGNTQVAQYAESGELRDLTLESMRDLGGEDWLPGLAEPGKVNGGQYGIPWYAANRVVIYNKDLFAQAGITELPRTREEWVDVSERLNTGGRQGIYLAGQNWYVLAGFIWDEGGELADDRGGDWEGTLDSPAALRGMDFYKTLQALGDGPKDADEQTPPETDVFAEGDVAQIISVPGSAALIEQRNPELKGKLGYFPIPGKSAKKPGAVFTGGSDLIVPEGADQRSEGIEVVKALAGEQWQTELARAMSYVPNKPGLARVVEGQEGTSAMAEGATQGRATPNSPYWPAVEADNPIKPYMTAVLEGGDPAEEARKASESITSKLITG; from the coding sequence GTGAAGATCCGCATACTGGCCGGAGCCGTCGCGCTCGTTTCCTCCGTCGCCCTGAGCGGCTGCGGCTACCTTCCCGGTACGGGCACCGACAGCAGCACCGTGACGGTGTGGCTGATGAAGGGCAGTGCCTCCCAGAGCTTCCTGGACAGCTTCAAGGAGTCGTACGAGGCGGAGCACCCCTCGGTCGAACTGGAGTTCATCCTCCAGGAGTGGGGCGGCATCGGCCCCAAGGTTCTGAAGGCACTCGAGGGCGACGACGCGCCGGACGTCATCGAGGTCGGCAACACCCAGGTCGCGCAGTACGCGGAGAGCGGCGAACTGCGCGATCTCACCCTGGAATCGATGCGCGACCTCGGCGGCGAGGACTGGCTGCCGGGACTCGCGGAGCCGGGCAAGGTCAACGGCGGACAGTACGGAATCCCCTGGTACGCGGCCAACCGCGTCGTGATCTACAACAAGGACCTCTTCGCGCAGGCGGGTATCACCGAACTCCCCAGGACCCGCGAGGAATGGGTGGACGTCAGCGAGCGGCTGAACACGGGCGGCCGGCAGGGCATCTACCTCGCCGGACAGAACTGGTACGTACTCGCCGGCTTCATCTGGGACGAGGGCGGCGAACTGGCGGACGACCGCGGTGGCGACTGGGAGGGCACACTCGACTCACCCGCCGCTCTGCGGGGCATGGACTTCTACAAGACGCTTCAGGCGCTCGGCGACGGACCCAAGGACGCCGACGAACAGACGCCTCCGGAGACCGATGTGTTCGCCGAGGGTGACGTCGCGCAGATCATCTCCGTGCCCGGAAGTGCCGCACTCATCGAGCAGCGGAACCCCGAACTCAAGGGGAAGCTGGGCTACTTCCCCATCCCCGGCAAGAGCGCGAAGAAGCCGGGCGCGGTGTTCACCGGAGGCTCCGACCTGATCGTGCCCGAAGGCGCGGACCAGCGGAGCGAGGGCATCGAGGTCGTCAAGGCCCTCGCGGGGGAGCAGTGGCAGACGGAGCTCGCCCGGGCCATGAGTTACGTGCCCAACAAGCCCGGCCTGGCGAGGGTCGTCGAAGGCCAGGAAGGAACCTCCGCGATGGCGGAGGGCGCTACTCAGGGCCGCGCCACCCCCAATTCGCCCTACTGGCCGGCCGTCGAGGCGGACAACCCCATCAAGCCGTACATGACGGCCGTGCTGGAGGGCGGCGACCCGGCGGAAGAGGCGAGGAAGGCGTCCGAGAGCATCACGTCCAAGCTGATCACCGGCTGA
- the egtD gene encoding L-histidine N(alpha)-methyltransferase, which translates to MSPFLLTRTLPADATDAALRADVLNGLTRQPKTLPPKWFYDARGSDLFEEITRLDEYYPTRAEREILIARAGEIAAASGARTLIELGSGSSEKTRHLLDALPALHTYVPVDVSESALSGAAEALLAERPGLSVHALVADFTHDLELPESPGPRLVVFLGGTLGNLLPEERAEFLRSVRARLAPGDGLLLGTDLVKDEATLVSAYDDAAGVTAAFNKNVLAVVNRELGADFPPDDFTHVALWDPDHEWIEMRLRARRALTVKIRELDLVVQFEEGEELRTEISAKFREEKVRDELAAAGLRLDQWWTDTAGRFALSLATAD; encoded by the coding sequence GTGAGTCCCTTCCTGCTGACCCGCACCCTGCCTGCGGACGCGACGGACGCGGCGCTGCGCGCCGATGTGCTGAACGGTCTGACGCGGCAGCCGAAGACGCTGCCGCCCAAGTGGTTCTACGACGCGCGCGGCAGTGACCTGTTCGAAGAGATCACCCGGCTGGACGAGTACTACCCGACGCGTGCGGAACGGGAGATCCTGATCGCCCGTGCCGGGGAGATCGCCGCGGCGTCCGGGGCGCGGACCCTGATCGAGCTGGGGTCGGGCTCCTCGGAGAAGACGAGGCACCTGCTCGACGCGCTGCCGGCGCTGCACACGTATGTGCCGGTCGATGTCAGTGAGAGCGCCCTCTCGGGCGCGGCCGAAGCCCTGCTGGCCGAACGTCCCGGGCTGTCCGTGCACGCGCTCGTCGCCGACTTCACACACGATCTGGAACTGCCGGAGAGCCCCGGCCCCCGGCTCGTGGTGTTCCTCGGCGGAACACTCGGCAATCTGCTCCCTGAGGAGCGCGCGGAGTTCCTCCGGTCCGTGCGTGCGCGGCTCGCTCCCGGGGACGGGCTGCTGCTCGGCACGGACCTGGTCAAGGACGAGGCGACCCTCGTCTCGGCGTACGACGACGCGGCCGGGGTGACGGCCGCGTTCAACAAGAATGTGCTGGCCGTGGTGAACCGTGAGCTGGGGGCGGACTTCCCGCCCGACGACTTCACTCATGTGGCCCTCTGGGACCCGGACCACGAGTGGATCGAGATGCGGTTGCGCGCCCGCCGGGCGCTGACGGTCAAGATCCGGGAGCTGGATCTCGTGGTGCAGTTCGAGGAGGGCGAGGAACTGCGCACCGAGATCTCGGCGAAGTTCCGTGAGGAGAAGGTGCGGGACGAGCTGGCCGCGGCGGGACTGCGGCTGGATCAGTGGTGGACGGACACCGCGGGCAGGTTCGCGCTGTCGCTGGCCACCGCGGACTGA
- a CDS encoding excinuclease ABC subunit UvrA, which produces MSTSHDPYVRVRGAREHNLRDVDVDIPRDTLAVFTGVSGSGKSSLAFGTIYAEAQRRYFESVAPYARRLIHQVGAPDVGEITGLPPAVSLEQRRSAPGSRSSVGTVTTLSNSLRMLFSRAGDYPPGAERLDSDSFSPNTAAGACPECHGLGRVHRTTEELLVPDPSLSIRDGAIAAWPGAWQGKNLRDVLDALGYDIGRPWRELDPADREWILFTDEQPVVTVHPVRDAGRIQRPYQGTYMSARRYVMHTFADSRSRTLRTKAERFLTSAPCPVCGGSRLRPEAMAVTFAGRTIADLVALPLNSLTEVLLEAGGGSDTARVLTADLLARIGPVTELGLGYLSLDRTAPTLSSGELQRLRLATQLRSGLFGVVYVLDEPSAGLHPADTEALLGVLGRLRQAGNSVFVVEHQMDVVRQADWLVDVGPLAGEHGGRVLHSGPPADLAGVAASATRRFLFDEDPAPEREPRTPSGWITLRGVDLHNVRGVDAAFPLGVLTAVTGVSGSGKSTLVGQVLAGALADRRPAEAPEDPAAPVARGCASAEGLDAVDRLVQVDQRPIGRTPRSNLATYTGLFDVVRRLFAETETARDRKYRAGRFSFNVAGGRCETCQGEGFVSVELLFLPSTYAPCPDCHGARYNPQTLEVTLRGLTIAEVLDLTVEAAAEFLAGTPAAERSLRALLDVGLGYLRLGQPATELSGGEAQRIKLATELQRARRGHTLYLLDEPTTGLHPADVEVLMRQLHGLVDAGNSVVVVEHDMAVVAGADRVIDLGPGGGDRGGRIVATGTPREVARAAGSRTAAYLARALRTG; this is translated from the coding sequence ATGTCCACCTCCCATGATCCGTACGTCCGGGTACGCGGCGCGCGTGAACACAACCTCCGCGACGTGGACGTCGACATCCCGCGCGACACCCTCGCGGTCTTCACCGGCGTCTCGGGCTCGGGCAAGTCCTCCCTGGCGTTCGGGACGATCTACGCGGAGGCCCAGCGCCGGTACTTCGAGTCCGTCGCCCCGTACGCCCGCCGGCTGATCCACCAGGTCGGGGCACCGGACGTGGGTGAGATCACCGGTCTGCCGCCGGCGGTGTCCCTGGAGCAGCGCCGTTCCGCACCCGGGTCTCGTTCCTCGGTGGGTACGGTCACCACGCTCTCCAACTCCCTGCGCATGCTCTTCTCACGTGCCGGTGACTATCCGCCCGGCGCCGAACGGCTCGACTCGGACTCCTTCTCCCCCAACACGGCGGCCGGGGCGTGCCCCGAGTGCCACGGCCTGGGGCGCGTCCACCGCACCACGGAGGAACTGCTCGTCCCGGACCCTTCGTTGTCGATCCGCGACGGAGCGATCGCGGCGTGGCCCGGGGCCTGGCAGGGCAAGAATCTCCGTGATGTGCTGGACGCCCTCGGCTACGACATCGGGCGCCCGTGGCGGGAGCTGGACCCGGCGGACCGCGAATGGATCCTGTTCACCGACGAGCAGCCGGTGGTGACGGTCCATCCGGTGCGCGACGCGGGCCGCATCCAGCGCCCGTACCAGGGTACGTACATGAGCGCGCGCCGCTACGTGATGCACACGTTCGCGGATTCCAGGAGCCGGACGCTGCGGACTAAGGCGGAGCGCTTCCTGACGAGTGCGCCGTGCCCGGTGTGCGGGGGCAGCCGGCTGCGGCCGGAGGCCATGGCGGTCACGTTCGCCGGCCGTACGATCGCCGATCTCGTCGCACTGCCCCTGAACTCCCTCACCGAGGTACTGCTGGAGGCGGGCGGCGGGAGTGACACGGCGCGGGTGCTGACGGCCGATCTGCTGGCCAGGATCGGACCGGTCACCGAGCTGGGTCTCGGCTACCTCAGCCTCGACCGTACGGCCCCGACCCTGTCGTCGGGCGAACTGCAGCGGCTCAGGCTGGCCACCCAGCTGCGCTCGGGACTCTTCGGCGTCGTCTATGTGCTGGACGAGCCGTCGGCGGGCCTCCATCCGGCCGACACGGAGGCGCTGCTCGGCGTGCTCGGCAGGCTCAGGCAGGCGGGGAACTCGGTGTTCGTGGTGGAACACCAGATGGATGTGGTGCGGCAGGCCGACTGGCTGGTGGACGTGGGGCCTCTGGCCGGCGAGCACGGAGGCCGGGTCCTGCACAGCGGTCCTCCGGCGGACCTCGCCGGGGTGGCCGCGTCCGCGACCCGGCGGTTCCTCTTCGACGAGGACCCGGCGCCGGAGCGCGAGCCGCGCACGCCCTCGGGGTGGATCACGCTGCGCGGGGTGGACCTGCACAACGTGCGCGGCGTCGACGCAGCGTTCCCGCTGGGTGTGCTGACGGCGGTCACCGGGGTGTCGGGGTCGGGCAAGTCGACCCTCGTCGGCCAGGTCCTGGCCGGGGCGCTGGCCGACCGGCGGCCGGCGGAGGCCCCGGAGGATCCTGCCGCACCGGTGGCGCGGGGCTGCGCGTCGGCGGAGGGCCTGGACGCGGTGGACCGGCTCGTGCAGGTGGACCAGCGGCCCATCGGCCGTACGCCGCGGTCCAACCTGGCCACGTACACAGGGCTGTTCGACGTCGTACGGAGGCTGTTCGCGGAGACGGAGACCGCGCGGGACCGGAAGTACCGGGCTGGCCGGTTCTCGTTCAATGTGGCGGGCGGGCGGTGCGAGACCTGTCAGGGCGAGGGGTTCGTCTCGGTCGAGCTGCTCTTCCTGCCCAGTACGTACGCTCCCTGCCCGGACTGTCACGGCGCGCGCTACAACCCGCAGACGCTGGAGGTGACTCTGCGCGGGCTCACGATCGCCGAGGTGCTGGACCTGACGGTGGAGGCGGCGGCGGAGTTCCTCGCCGGGACTCCGGCGGCCGAGCGCAGCCTGCGGGCGCTGCTCGACGTGGGGCTCGGCTATCTGCGTCTGGGCCAGCCGGCGACGGAGCTGTCGGGCGGTGAGGCTCAGCGGATCAAGCTCGCCACGGAGCTCCAACGTGCCCGTCGGGGGCACACCCTCTATCTGCTGGACGAGCCGACGACAGGGCTGCATCCGGCCGACGTCGAGGTGCTGATGCGGCAGTTGCACGGGCTCGTGGACGCGGGGAACTCCGTGGTGGTCGTGGAGCACGACATGGCGGTGGTGGCCGGCGCGGACCGGGTGATCGACCTGGGGCCCGGCGGCGGGGACCGGGGCGGCCGGATCGTCGCCACCGGCACACCGCGTGAGGTGGCCCGGGCGGCGGGGAGCCGTACGGCCGCTTACCTGGCCAGGGCGCTGCGGACGGGCTGA
- a CDS encoding GNAT family N-acyltransferase, whose translation MTVLPLASPAPTPLAPSTPAGAPSGYRVSLATGQDDVRAAQRLRHLVFAGELGARLDSAEPGLDSDAFDAYCDHLLVREVVTGEVVATYRLLPPEGARLAGGLYAEGEFDLARLGPIRDDLVEVGRSCVHPAHRDGAVIALIWAGLARYMERTGYTWLAGCCSVPLADGGALAARCWETVRTRHLAPEEYWVTPHRLWDTTGHPGGGVGGRSALPPLLRGYLRLGAWVCGAPAHDPDFDVADLYVLLSMRRTDPRYLRHFLSLAPLR comes from the coding sequence ATGACCGTGCTGCCGCTCGCCTCCCCCGCCCCCACACCCCTCGCACCCTCCACCCCCGCCGGCGCTCCCTCGGGGTACCGGGTCTCCCTGGCCACCGGCCAGGACGACGTACGAGCCGCCCAGCGCCTGCGCCACCTCGTGTTCGCCGGAGAGCTCGGTGCCCGGCTCGACAGCGCCGAACCCGGCCTGGACAGCGACGCCTTCGACGCCTACTGCGACCACCTGCTGGTGCGCGAGGTGGTCACCGGAGAGGTGGTCGCCACCTACCGGCTGCTGCCGCCCGAGGGTGCCAGGCTCGCGGGCGGTCTCTACGCGGAGGGGGAGTTCGACCTCGCCCGCCTCGGCCCGATCCGCGACGACCTCGTCGAGGTGGGGAGGTCCTGCGTCCACCCGGCCCACCGGGACGGTGCCGTCATCGCCCTCATCTGGGCCGGTCTCGCCCGCTACATGGAGCGCACCGGCTACACCTGGCTGGCAGGCTGCTGTTCCGTGCCCCTCGCCGACGGAGGAGCGCTGGCCGCCAGGTGCTGGGAAACCGTACGGACCCGTCACCTGGCTCCCGAGGAGTACTGGGTCACCCCCCACCGCCTCTGGGACACCACGGGCCACCCCGGCGGCGGCGTGGGCGGCCGCTCCGCACTGCCTCCGCTGCTGCGCGGCTATCTGCGCCTCGGCGCCTGGGTCTGCGGAGCCCCCGCCCACGACCCGGACTTCGATGTCGCGGACCTCTACGTCCTGCTCTCGATGCGACGTACCGACCCGCGCTACCTGCGCCACTTCCTCTCGCTGGCCCCGCTGCGATGA
- a CDS encoding succinate dehydrogenase/fumarate reductase iron-sulfur subunit, translated as MKLTLRVWRQQNAEAPGAMATYEVDGISRDMSFLEMLDTLNEELILGGDEPVAFDHDCREGICGACSLVINGDAHGPERTTTCQLHMRSFDDGDTIDIEPWRASAFPVVKDLVVDRSSFDRIIQAGGYISAPTGTAPDAHATPVPKPDADSAFEHAECIGCGACVAACPNGSAMLFTSAKVNHLNVLPQGAPERETRVLDMVATMDDEGFGGCTLTGECATACPKGIPLPSITAMNKEWLRANRKVRR; from the coding sequence ATGAAGCTCACCCTGCGCGTCTGGCGCCAGCAGAACGCCGAGGCGCCCGGCGCCATGGCCACCTACGAAGTCGACGGCATCTCACGGGACATGTCGTTCCTGGAGATGCTCGACACCCTCAACGAGGAGCTCATCCTCGGCGGGGACGAGCCCGTCGCCTTCGACCACGACTGCCGTGAAGGCATCTGCGGCGCGTGCAGCCTCGTCATCAACGGCGACGCCCACGGCCCGGAGCGGACCACCACCTGCCAGCTCCACATGCGGTCCTTCGACGACGGCGACACGATCGACATCGAGCCGTGGCGCGCCTCGGCCTTCCCGGTCGTCAAGGACCTCGTCGTCGACCGCTCGTCCTTCGACCGGATCATCCAGGCGGGCGGATACATCTCGGCGCCCACCGGCACGGCGCCCGACGCGCACGCCACTCCGGTGCCCAAGCCGGACGCCGACTCGGCCTTCGAGCACGCGGAGTGCATCGGCTGCGGCGCCTGCGTCGCGGCCTGCCCGAACGGCTCGGCGATGCTCTTCACCTCCGCCAAGGTCAACCACCTCAACGTGCTCCCGCAGGGCGCGCCCGAGCGCGAGACCCGGGTGCTCGACATGGTCGCCACCATGGACGACGAGGGCTTCGGTGGCTGCACCCTCACCGGCGAGTGCGCCACCGCCTGCCCCAAGGGCATCCCACTGCCGTCGATCACCGCGATGAACAAGGAGTGGCTGCGCGCCAACCGCAAGGTGCGCCGCTGA